Below is a genomic region from Tursiops truncatus isolate mTurTru1 chromosome 4, mTurTru1.mat.Y, whole genome shotgun sequence.
GAGGTGTGGAGGCCGTCACCCCAGGTCTGCAGTCCCTTGCCTCAGCTGAGAGATCcacaaagcttttttaaaaatttttatttatttatttttggctgtgttgggtcttcgttgctgcgcccgggctttctctagttgcggcaagcggggggctactcttcgttgcagtgcgcgggcttctcattgtggtggcttcctgttgcagagcacaggcttcagtagttgtggctcacaggctctagagcgcaggctcagtagttgtggctcgagggctgtagagcgcaggctcagtagttgtggcgcacgggctttgttgctccgcggcatgtgggatcttcccggaccagggctcgaacccgtgtcgccttctttggcaggcgaattcttagccactgcaccaccagggaacacCCCACAAAGCGTTTTTAAGTCTGTACTTCCTGTGTCCCAGCTTTCGGGTTGGGGTCGGAGGAGTAGTGAGGGCCTTATGGCAGAAATCAGTGTTAAAACTCTACCCACGTGACGTGGGGAGGGGCATGGCTCGGAGGCCCTGGGGACAGAGCGGTGCCGGTCTCAGAAAGCTGACCAGAAGGGGCTTTGGTGTCCAGCAGGCAGTATCTCACACCTCAGTTTTGCTGAGGACGCTTCTGCTGACGAAGATGACCAAAGCCTCAGTCAAGGGAGGCATAAGAAGAAAGGGAACAAACTTCTGGAGAAAACGGACATGGAAAGAGGGAAAGGTGAGCCGCAAAGACCGCAGTCTGTGAGGGCGGGGGTGAAAGGGGGGCGGCGCGGGGACTGCCTTTGCCGTCCACACGGGTCATCGCAGAGCGGAAGCCGTCGCTCTGAGGGGCTGAGACAGAAAGTCTGTCCGAGTGTTTTGCTGTTTCCTGTGGAACCACGGTGCAGCCTCCCTAAAGTAAAGGCATTTACTGACTCCTAGTGGAGAAAGTGGGTGGGGACAGGGGGATGCTGGGTGGACACTGCCCTTCGGAGCATTTGTCTCATTACTGGGCCTGGGCCTGCAAATTAGTAGAAATCGGAATACTATTTCAGATGCATTTATATCAAAGCAGGGCTTAGGAAGGTTTCCGGCCACAGCCGGGGCAGGGAAGAGGTGGGGCCGGGTGAGGAAGCTCGTGGGGCCCGAGGGCGCAGAGGAGGACCTGTTGGGAGACCGTGGGGACCTGCCCTGCGCTCCCCCACGAGGCTGGCCAGGTGGCCTGGGCACCGGGGTGCTCTCTGACTGGTTTGTGTCTCTAGGAGCCAAGTTCTCTGCTGCCGAGGAAGAGGAGAGCGCAGGCAGTgttccaaagagaaaaaggaaaaagaagaagaagaaccacCTCCGGCCTGAACACTTGGGGCCCGGTGGTGAGGCCACGTGCCCGGAGCAGAATGGCAGCCGGCAGCCGGAGGCCGGTCCCGGAAGAGCCCAGGAGGCGAGTGCGGCTGAGCTGGGGACGGTGGCCACGTTCTGCCCCCGGGAGCAGAGCGGCTCGGAGCCCGCCTCCGTGCACAGCAGGAGGAGACGACTGAGGAAGAGAAGCCTGAGGGTCCAGGTGGAGAGCCCGGAGGCAGCGGCCCTGGCTGGCGGCGCCCCGGTCCTGAAGAGGACGCGCGAGCTCGGCGCCCTCCTGGTCAACGGCGGCGGCCCGCCCACGctggcctggcccctgcccctgccccctccagcGAGCCCAGCAGACAGAGGGGACTGCCCTGCCACCCTGCCCCAGGGCGGGAAgctgaagaaaaggaggagggagtcCGGCGGCCATGACCTCCACAACCTGTCTGCTCAGAAAGCTGCCGttttgaaaaagaggaagaaagtgaaagagaTGTCAAAGTGGGCGGAGCACAGAGGGGTCAAGCTCGTGCAGGCCCTGGTAAGGCGGccgggcccagggcagggggctggaGCTCCCGGGCGGGAGTGTCAGGGCCGTACCTGCTCAGCCGCATGCATGGGCAGGACAGGGGACAGCCAGCCCCGGGCCCAGGGAGCGGTCATGGCTCCGGACAACCTCTACCAGGGAGCAAGCAGTGACCCCTCTGTGGCTTCCTCTgcgtccccccagcccccacccctctGGCTCCACGGAGGCCAGGGCGGGGCCAGCCTCAGTCTGGGGACCTGTCCCTGTGGCCAGTCCCAGCAGATAAACAGGCAGGTGTGTGTCTCCATCACACGCTGATCTCGTTTTTCTGTTTCACCTCGTGGCCAGTCCTGGCAAAGGCAGAAGCCCCAATTCTCTTATCTCACTGATGTTTCCAGTGAAAAAGCTTTTTGTCCACTTGGATCTCTAGAGCCACCTATAGACGGGGACCTGGGCTCTAGGTCTGCGTCTCACACCCTCCTCTCTGGACGTGCAGTGCGTCTGTGCCAGTGGTCGGCAGGCGTCGCCTCCCTAGCACACAGCCCGCCAGCGGTGCCCACGCTGACCTGGCTGCTTCTGCCTCTCGCGGCACAGCTGAGGAGTGTGACGGAGACCTCACGGCCTGCAGAGCCGGAATCGTTTACTCCCTGGCCCTTTCCAGAACAGGCTAGCTGACCCCTGCCCAGCGTGCATATCTGCATCTCCTGCTTTGCAGCAGTTATGACATCGAGGCCCTTGTCTACAGAGCTTGTGTGGACTGGGTTACTCGCTGCTTCCGGGCCTCACAGTGCAGGATCCCTAAGTGGGTCCGTAGCCAGTCTGAGCCAGGGAAGCAGGGCGCGCAGACGGGCTTCAGGAAGTCTCTTCTCACCTCAGACCTTCCCTGACTGCTGTGTCAGCTGTGTCGCCTTCTCTGGGCTCTGCGGCCTCTGCCCTTCACCCACTATCACTGATGCTCTTTCTTCACTAAGAATATCAGAGGGATTTCCTTCTTCGGGTCTCATTTCTCTGCCCCTGGTAGCCCTCCTCGGAGAGGATTGGAGGGGCTGCTAAATGAGTCACAGGGTCGGGGGAGGTTTTCCTCCCCAAGGGGTGGCGTGTCTTGTCCATGTGTGCGACACCGTGGGTCCTGGCCAGGAACACCAGGGACTTGCCGAAACCACCAGTGGGCTGCCTTGGGCTTGCCAGACCCCTGAGACCCCAGGAATAGAGCGGGGCCCGCCGTGGGGTTGTCAGCGTGAAACATCCAGGGGACATTCCGTCTGCCTGTCACGGACCCACAGAACCTGGTGGCCTCACTCTCCCTCCCGTGCCAGACTGTCCGTGGGCAGTGATGTCTGATCAGCAACGAGAGAGTGAATTACTGTGTGGTAGATGGTCTCTGAAAGGCAGAGATCTTCAGAACATGGGCATAAGTTTGAAGATGGGTAAAAATGGTTCTCGTGGCTGAGAAGGTAGACCTCTGGCCGCCGGCATGGTGCCAGCGTGGGGAGGCGGGCGTTCGTGTGTGTGTGGCGTCTGCTCAGGAAACGAGGTGTTCGCACACCTGGAACAGGAAACGGGGGGCTTGGGGTGAGCTGGTAAGTGGGTCCCGCCTTGTGTCCGCTCGCTTCCTGCATTCACGGGGGGGTGTGACCCCCGTCTCGCCCCTCTGCACACAGGGGAGCGGTGGGGCGCTCAGCCCTTTGAGGAAGCAGCTGAGGACTCAGAGGGACTTCGTGAAGTTTGACGCCTCCTCCTCCCCGAAGCCCCTGTTCTTCAGGAAGGCCAAGGGCAGCGGGGCCACCACCTCGCCAGGCCCCGGGCTGCAGGTACCCGACCCCCGCCCTGCCGCCCGCTGTCCCTCTGTCCCCCGGCCCACCACGACCACCCGAGGCGCAGACAGGGGCTCTGTGCGCTGGCCTCGGGCCCCACTTCTGGCCTCTGCCGCTTCTCGCGGCGTGCCAGCCTTGTTCAGGCAGCCATTCCGGCCCCGGCAGCCCGAGGGCTCAGCAGGGAGCTTGAGGTGTGGTCGGTGACACCGTTCCGCGTCGGCGGGACTGGGGTGCCGTGTCCGAGAAGTCGCAGGACTAGGCAGCGAAGGGGGGGGACGGAAGCTCTGGAGAGTCTGGGTCCACAGATCTGCCTGGGACACGAGGGGAGCGGTCAGAGCGTGTCGTGGTGGTGGGAGAGGGTGGTCACTGTTTCAGGGCTCAGGAAGGCAGGGCCAGCTGTGCCGGGTGCCCAGGCCGGGCCGCTGGGGGTGCGTCCAGTCCACGTCCAGGAGACAGAGGCCCTGGCGGAGCCCTTGTGGCGGGTGGGCTGAGCTGGCCTGCGCGGACACCCCCGGCGAGCTCACATTTAAATAGCACCCACTCGAACTGGCAGGGTGGCCGCAGCCTGTGTTTCTTTTAAGGAATCTTAGGGATATTTGTTCAATGACTCAAGACTCACACAAGCCAAGTCCCTCTCAAAATGTTGATATTAAAGCAAAAATGGTATAAAGTAGAATTATGGGATTCACAGATTTGGGATTCTAAGAAGGATTCGATAAAGTGCTTCATAATGCAGAGTGGGGACACGTCTAGGAATTTGTCAGATAGGAAGCAGTtacttaattttgatgaattgttAGAACATCCAATCCGCTTGGAGTCCTCCTGCACGAGAAGTTGGGAAGTGCCCGTCCGTTGCCCCCAGAAGTCAGGTTCCGTGACAGGAGCGGGCCCATCGCTCCCCTTACGAGGTCACGGCGGGGCTCTGGGACGAGGTGGATGGAGTTAATGGTGAGCTTCCTCTTGTTCCCGGGAGGTTTCAAACACCGTGATtttgctctgctctcctccccgGGAACCCAGTGACAGGCGGTTACTGCAGAGCGGGGCTGGCCCGCCAGTGCTGGGCCTGCGACGCGGCCACCGTGGGCTCTCGGGGCAGCTGGGCCGTGTCCTTTGCTCCTTTCGGTGTCGTTTTCTTCTGCAGCCACACAGGACGCCGTCCAGCTCCAAGAAGGTGACGTTCGGGCTGAACAGGAACACGACGGCGGGTGAGTCGGTGTCCGCTCTGCGGGGCGGGGAGGGCCTGGGCCCGTTGCTGGGCTGCTCCCGGGGCGGCCGGGAGAGCCTCGGCTTCCAGGCCTGCCTGCCCTGATTCTGAAGCCCTGTCGGCCCGCCACCTGGCGGTCTGTCCTGCCTCCGCGAAGGTCTGCAGGCTGCCTGcccggggaggggggaagaggggcaCACTTGTCCTACCGCTTTCCATACGGGTGTGATTCACTGGCCTTGCTTTGTCTTTCAAAGGAGGAAACCAAGGTTTTTACAAGTACATAATGAGTTTAGGTCCTGGCTGTTTTTAGGGACCACAAGTAAACGTGTATGTGTGcctgcgtgcgtgtgtgtgtgtgtgcgtgcactcGCACGCGTGCAGAAGGGTGGGGCTGTCTGGAGAGGACCTGTGAAGCTCTCATCTTCAGCGCTGGAGAAAATGGGGGGAACAAATCCACCAGGAAGGAAAGGCTCCTTCAACTGTCTAAACCTGGGGTTCATCCCAGACCCAAACCGGGGGTTCACCGAGTGCCCATGTTCcgtaaccccccccccccacgcgaCCTGGCCCGCCTGGCGCTCCCCCCACGTCCGTGCAGGTGGCCTCAGGGCGTTTTCCGAGGAGGATGAAAGTCATCCGAGGGAAGGAGCCTCACTGGTGACTCCATTTCCTCCCGGGCTCTCGGGCCCTCTCTGCGGGCCTAGCGAGGGCGCCACCCTGCCTGGGAGTGAGCACGCAGCTTGGGGGCCTGCGGGAGCCTGCGCTGCCGGCAGGACAGAGGGAGGCGTGCGTACCCTGTTAACCTGTGGCCTTGCTTTCATCCGGGGCAGAATTCAAGAAGACGGACAAGAGCATCTTGGTCAGTCCCACGGGCCCCTCCCGGGTGGCCTTCAACCCTGAGCAGAGACCCCTCCACGGAGTGCTGAAGACCCCCAGCAGCTCGCCGGCCAGCACGCCCCTGGGGACCAAGAAGCCGCTGACCGGCACGCCAAAGAGGAGGCCGACGGCTATAGACTTCTTCTAGGGTAGTCAGTCCTTTCACAGACTGCTTTTGTACAGAGTATTCTATAAATTATAACGTTTAAAAGTGGGgcctttttattgttttataaattccCATGAGTTGTGTGTACGAGGTTCTGGGTGAGCCGCGGGGCCACGGGCATCTGGGTTGAGCTGCTGCTGCAGACGACGTTCGTGCTCGAGCTCTCCGCTCCCCGGGTGTTCCCAGCCGTGGGTGACCTCAGGGCCTCCGGCTGTGGCGGCGAGGCCCATGGGCTGAGAGCACGCTGCCCGGTGCCCCTGCACTGATGCGCGCGGTGGCATCCCGGGGCTCAGTTCCTCGCCAGCCCCGCCCAGCGCGTGTGGAACCGCCAAGCGAGGCTGGTTTTCTGGTGGTCTTGGGTCTAAcagtctgtcttttttctttttcaacgcATGTAGGGCTTTGTTCCCGTGTTCGGGGGCGTTTGGCAGTTTGGGGTAGAGGTGACTCGTAAGCACATCAGCAATACCGCGCTTTTTCTACGCGCTCGCAGGGCGTGCTCAGCGGGGCTGACCCTGCGAGTCGGGGGCACTGGGGCGGAGAGAAGAGCCTCTGCCCTCGGGGGTCAGAcacttccttccctctgccttgGCCTGGTTTCCTCCCTGGCTTCCTACCTCTGGGCCCGCCTAGGGTGTCCTCCCTGGGCGCCCGGGTCCTCGTGCTGTGTGAGCCGCACCCTCCATGGCTGGCGGCCCCAAGAGCAGCTTGCCCATCTCCAGTCCCAGCTCACGTCTTCAGAGGCGCGGCCGCCGTGTCTGAAACTTGGGTTCCTGCTAGAAGGCAAAAGAAGCAGCCTTTAAGGATTGTctctgcttatttatttgttcGTAGCTCCCTTTTTTCCAATGTCGAAGCTTGCACTTACAGATTTTTATAAAGCTCTAATTTTAGTTAATTACAGCAATCGGGTGGATGGCGCTCAGACTTCAGTTGGAAACACAGAAGTGCAGCTTAGAGCAGTGCTGGCGAGGCGACTGATCTGTCTTGGGAAGCTGTGTCTGTCCCTCGAGCCTGAGTGGCAGGTGGGACACAGACCCCGCAACCTTAGAGAAggccctggggcccctcccgGCTCTGTCTGGAGTTTACAGCCCTAAGGAGGTGGTGCAGAATTTGCGGGGGACGTAGTTTCAGCTCTTGGCTCAGGGGGCCTCgggccttctccctccccctgtGCAGGAGCCCCAGTTTCTCACCACAGCCCGAGCCAGCCCCCTTGGCTCCTCCCCAGCACAGGACCCCGGCGTCGCCTTGGCGGTCCCAGCTGCGACTTGGGGTGACGGCCTCACTGGGGTTGCAGGGCTGATGTGACTTTGGTTTCCTCGATCACGTGATCAGGGTGGGGTCCTCTGCAAAGACCACAGCTGACAACTTGCAGGTCAGGTGGGCCGGCCTGCGGGGGCCTGGTGAGCAAGGAGGGCGTGCGAGCTTTGCTCCTGGCCCGCTCTCTAACAGAGCTGTATCATAATCAGGCCGCGAGCAAAGCAAGCCTCAGCATCGTGCTGTTAGGTAGTCATAACCTTGTGGTGGTGGCGTGGTTTGTAGTGTGCTGCCTTCGATAGGATCCATCGAAACCAAAACTGATGGTGTGAAAAGGTTAGGTTTGAGTGCTcagatgtttttaactttttgtttttacaaaaattgTTTCGTTATCCTTGGCCAGATTATTTTTCtaacaatttttatttcagcGTTCAGGATGGGTCATGTAGCCCAATGGGCCGTATAATCCAACGATGTTAAGATGTCTTAGCAAGACCAACGGCAAAAACGGCTCGTTGGTCCTGCAGTTGAGGGTGGGGGCTTTCTTCCTCGCTCTGATATGTCATCTGTCGCTCCTGAGGCCCCAGTGGGGCGTCCTGGACACGTCCTGCCTGGGGCCCGGAGCCCAGGAGTGACAGTGTGTCTTGGATTCCATCTCTCCTTCTCTGATTCTGTCCTGACTTACTCCATTTTGTGGGTAAGCTCAGAAGGTTTACTGTGGCTTATTTCTAACGCCTAAGTGTTggcaacaaagaaagaaaaaatacagttttttaaaattctcattccATACACTCCAAGAATGTATCACATAAGGAAAATGTCTTTACAATACCAGTTTTCTATTGGATGCATGTTATTTTCCTAGCTAAAGTTGCCAGGGGGACTTGGAAGtccaaaaagggaaataatttaaattaatgcTGGTGATCTTACAGTCTTTTGTAAAGTGATCATCTTGCCTCTTACCCCATAGGACTGATCAGTTTTGTACAATTTGGTATCACACTTTGCAAATGTATTATCCTTTCTAACTTTTGCTGAACTGAAAGCacaaagaaaagcataaagaaaatcgGGGAGCGGTTGCTGGTGTTGGAAGGAATGTGGAATTGAACCTGTCTCTTGGCTGGTGTGTGTGCgttttctctgaattttcctgACTGCTGGCAGGGCCTGTTCGTTTACAATCGTTTTGTACCCGTGTCTGCAGGGTTTGTCAGCGCTCGTCAAAGCCAAATCCAATAAAACGTCAGTCTTTGCCCTCAGATGTGTACTTGATCTTGACTGTCAGCGTACGTAAAACTACGCCTCTTTGGGAGCTATTATAATGCAGCCGGGGTTCGCTGACACTGGGGACAGTGGTAAGTGTTTGAGAACAGGCATCTCTGGGCACCCGTCCTGTTGTGCGTCCCCTGCCCGGAGCCGGCAAGGGGGCTTGTGGCGAGGCTCGCCCTGCGGCTGCACATGGACACCCCCACTGCCAGGCCTGAAGCACCTGCTCCTCAGGCCTCGGCCTGTGAGGACGGTTGCAGGGGGCGCCGGTGTCCTGGGCGGGGCCCCCCACCTCCACCGCAGAGAGGTGCCTGCCGCTGTTCCTCTTCCCCAAGGGGAGAGGTAGACGGCCCTGTCTCGCCAGGCAAGCAGAGCACCGCCACCTGCTCTTGGCCTTGGTATACACGTGTTCCCCGAACAGACGCTCCTCGGTCACGGTTTGGATCCCAGAGACGTCCACAGAGGGTCACTTAACCCATAAAATAACACCTGGAACACCCATGAGACCCCCCACACCCTCATACGTCCTCCCCGACCCCCGTCTCAGCAGCAGGACCACGAGATGCCTGTATCCACCCGTTCCTCCAGCGATGGGCGTTTGGCGCCAGGCTCTTGCTGATATAAACGGAGCTCAGATGTCAGCCAAGCTTTCCAGTCTGCCTGGTGCCAGTTGGGACTCCTCCCCGAGGTGAATGCGAAGTCCCAGAGGGTCTGTGTCCTCGGACGCCCACACCCGCTGTCTGCCTCTGCCAGTGTCTGGTTCCCCATCCCTTTAGCTGAGTGTGGGGCAAGGGGCCTGAGCCCGGCCCACCCCTCCTGAGATGCTGCAGGCACCAGGGAGCCAACCTGTTCCTGAAGGTTCGGGGTTAGGGGCAGGGTTATGTCACTCAGCCACCACTACCTAAAATCACCTTGAAACACGGCGGTTCTCAGAGTGGGGTTCCGGGGGGTCTCTCACCGTTTCCATGCCCTCACCCACAGACCCATCCATGTGTTCAGCTCCTTTCAGCACCCCCTAGCATGCTCAGTGCCCTCCCCTTTCCTACGTGGCAGAC
It encodes:
- the RRP1B gene encoding ribosomal RNA processing protein 1 homolog B isoform X2; amino-acid sequence: MAPAMQPAEIQFAQRLASHEKGIRDRAVKKLRQYISVKTQRETGGFSQEELLKIWKGLFYCLWVQDEPLLQEELANTISQLIHVVNSSEAQHLFIQTFWQTVNREWPDIDGLRLDKYHMLIRLVLRQSFEVLKRNGWEESRIKLFLDVLMKEILHPESQSPNGVKFHFIDIYLDELSKVGGKELLADQNLKFIDPFCKVAAKTKDQTLVQTIARGVFEVIVDQSPFAPEETVEEQKTKVGDSDLSEEETSGNEMTWRKAISRKKTALGRYHCRKEGVAEEGGRGGGGGVEDAGLLLQFDYKAVADRLLEITNRKNIPPFNRKRLSKLIKKFQDLSEGSISHLSFAEDASADEDDQSLSQGRHKKKGNKLLEKTDMERGKGAKFSAAEEEESAGSVPKRKRKKKKKNHLRPEHLGPGGEATCPEQNGSRQPEAGPGRAQEASAAELGTVATFCPREQSGSEPASVHSRRRRLRKRSLRVQVESPEAAALAGGAPVLKRTRELGALLVNGGGPPTLAWPLPLPPPASPADRGDCPATLPQGGKLKKRRRESGGHDLHNLSAQKAAVLKKRKKVKEMSKWAEHRGVKLVQALGSGGALSPLRKQLRTQRDFVKFDASSSPKPLFFRKAKGSGATTSPGPGLQPHRTPSSSKKVTFGLNRNTTAEFKKTDKSILVSPTGPSRVAFNPEQRPLHGVLKTPSSSPASTPLGTKKPLTGTPKRRPTAIDFF
- the RRP1B gene encoding ribosomal RNA processing protein 1 homolog B isoform X4, which encodes MLLTAQRLVSPDVFMTFNTSLFIRFEHLFIQTFWQTVNREWPDIDGLRLDKYHMLIRLVLRQSFEVLKRNGWEESRIKLFLDVLMKEILHPESQSPNGVKFHFIDIYLDELSKVGGKELLADQNLKFIDPFCKVAAKTKDQTLVQTIARGVFEVIVDQSPFAPEETVEEQKTKVGDSDLSEEETSGNEMTWRKAISRKKTALGRYHCRKEGVAEEGGRGGGGGVEDAGLLLQFDYKAVADRLLEITNRKNIPPFNRKRLSKLIKKFQDLSEAGSISHLSFAEDASADEDDQSLSQGRHKKKGNKLLEKTDMERGKGAKFSAAEEEESAGSVPKRKRKKKKKNHLRPEHLGPGGEATCPEQNGSRQPEAGPGRAQEASAAELGTVATFCPREQSGSEPASVHSRRRRLRKRSLRVQVESPEAAALAGGAPVLKRTRELGALLVNGGGPPTLAWPLPLPPPASPADRGDCPATLPQGGKLKKRRRESGGHDLHNLSAQKAAVLKKRKKVKEMSKWAEHRGVKLVQALGSGGALSPLRKQLRTQRDFVKFDASSSPKPLFFRKAKGSGATTSPGPGLQPHRTPSSSKKVTFGLNRNTTAEFKKTDKSILVSPTGPSRVAFNPEQRPLHGVLKTPSSSPASTPLGTKKPLTGTPKRRPTAIDFF
- the RRP1B gene encoding ribosomal RNA processing protein 1 homolog B isoform X5, coding for MLIRLVLRQSFEVLKRNGWEESRIKLFLDVLMKEILHPESQSPNGVKFHFIDIYLDELSKVGGKELLADQNLKFIDPFCKVAAKTKDQTLVQTIARGVFEVIVDQSPFAPEETVEEQKTKVGDSDLSEEETSGNEMTWRKAISRKKTALGRYHCRKEGVAEEGGRGGGGGVEDAGLLLQFDYKAVADRLLEITNRKNIPPFNRKRLSKLIKKFQDLSEAGSISHLSFAEDASADEDDQSLSQGRHKKKGNKLLEKTDMERGKGAKFSAAEEEESAGSVPKRKRKKKKKNHLRPEHLGPGGEATCPEQNGSRQPEAGPGRAQEASAAELGTVATFCPREQSGSEPASVHSRRRRLRKRSLRVQVESPEAAALAGGAPVLKRTRELGALLVNGGGPPTLAWPLPLPPPASPADRGDCPATLPQGGKLKKRRRESGGHDLHNLSAQKAAVLKKRKKVKEMSKWAEHRGVKLVQALGSGGALSPLRKQLRTQRDFVKFDASSSPKPLFFRKAKGSGATTSPGPGLQPHRTPSSSKKVTFGLNRNTTAEFKKTDKSILVSPTGPSRVAFNPEQRPLHGVLKTPSSSPASTPLGTKKPLTGTPKRRPTAIDFF
- the RRP1B gene encoding ribosomal RNA processing protein 1 homolog B isoform X1, producing the protein MAPAMQPAEIQFAQRLASHEKGIRDRAVKKLRQYISVKTQRETGGFSQEELLKIWKGLFYCLWVQDEPLLQEELANTISQLIHVVNSSEAQHLFIQTFWQTVNREWPDIDGLRLDKYHMLIRLVLRQSFEVLKRNGWEESRIKLFLDVLMKEILHPESQSPNGVKFHFIDIYLDELSKVGGKELLADQNLKFIDPFCKVAAKTKDQTLVQTIARGVFEVIVDQSPFAPEETVEEQKTKVGDSDLSEEETSGNEMTWRKAISRKKTALGRYHCRKEGVAEEGGRGGGGGVEDAGLLLQFDYKAVADRLLEITNRKNIPPFNRKRLSKLIKKFQDLSEAGSISHLSFAEDASADEDDQSLSQGRHKKKGNKLLEKTDMERGKGAKFSAAEEEESAGSVPKRKRKKKKKNHLRPEHLGPGGEATCPEQNGSRQPEAGPGRAQEASAAELGTVATFCPREQSGSEPASVHSRRRRLRKRSLRVQVESPEAAALAGGAPVLKRTRELGALLVNGGGPPTLAWPLPLPPPASPADRGDCPATLPQGGKLKKRRRESGGHDLHNLSAQKAAVLKKRKKVKEMSKWAEHRGVKLVQALGSGGALSPLRKQLRTQRDFVKFDASSSPKPLFFRKAKGSGATTSPGPGLQPHRTPSSSKKVTFGLNRNTTAEFKKTDKSILVSPTGPSRVAFNPEQRPLHGVLKTPSSSPASTPLGTKKPLTGTPKRRPTAIDFF